The following proteins come from a genomic window of Mustela nigripes isolate SB6536 unplaced genomic scaffold, MUSNIG.SB6536 HiC_scaffold_76, whole genome shotgun sequence:
- the LOC132008273 gene encoding kelch repeat and BTB domain-containing protein 4 isoform X2, whose amino-acid sequence MESPEEPGASMDENYFVNYTFKDRSHSGRVAQGIMKLCLEEELFADVTISVEGREFQLHRLVLSAQSCFFRSMFTSNLKEAHNRVIVLQDVSESVFQLLVDYIYHGTVKLRAEELQEIYEVSDMYQLTSLFEECSRFLARTVQVGNCLQVMWLADRHSDPELYTAAKHCAKAHLAQLQSTEEFLHLPHHLLTDIISDGVPCSQNPTEAIEAWINFNKEEREAFAESLRTSLKEIGENVHIYLIGKESSRTHSLAVSLHCAEDDSISVSGQNSLCHQITAACKHGGDLYVVGGSIPRRMWKCNNATVDWEWCAPLPRDRLQHTLVSVPGKDAIYSLGGKTLQDTLSNAVIYYRVGDNVWTETTQLEVAVSGAAGANLNGIIYLLGGEENDLDFFTKPSRLIQCFDTETDKCHVKPYVLPFAGRMHAAVHKDLVFIVAEGDSLVCYNPLLDSFTRLCLPEAWSSAPSLWKIASCNGSIYVFRDRYKKGDANTYKLDPATSAVTVTRGIKVLLTNLQFVLA is encoded by the exons ATGGAATCACCAGAGGAGCCTGGAGCATCCATGGATGAAAACTACTTTGTGAACTACACTTTTAAAGATAGGTCACACTCCGGCCGTGTGGCTCAGGGCATCATGAAACTGTGTCTGGAGGAAGAGCTCTTTGCTGATGTCACCATCTCAGTGGAAGGCCGGGAGTTTCAGCTCCACCGACTGGTCCTCTCAGCTCAGAGCTGTTTTTTCCGGTCCATGTTCACTTCGAACCTGAAGGAGGCTCACAACCGAGTGATTGTACTGCAGGATGTCAGCGAGTCGGTTTTCCAGCTCTTGGTGGATTATATCTACCACGGGACTGTGAAACTTCGAGCTGAAGAACTACAGGAAATTTATGAGGTGTCAGACATGTATCAACTGACATCTCTCTTTGAGGAATGTTCTCGGTTTTTGGCCCGCACAGTGCAGGTGGGGAACTGCCTTCAGGTGATGTGGCTGGCAGATAGGCACAGTGATCCTGAGCTCTACACTGCTGCCAAACACTGTGCCAAGGCCCACCTGGCCCagctgcagagcacagaggaatTTCTCCACCTGCCCCACCACCTACTCACTGATATCATCTCGG ATGGAGTTCCATGTTCCCAGAACCCAACAGAGGCAATAGAAGCCTGGATCAATttcaataaagaagaaagagaggcttTTGCGGAGTCACTCAGAACTAGCTTGAAG GAGATCGGGGAGAATGTGCACATTTACCTGATCGGCAAAGAGTCATCTCGTACCCACTCGTTGGCTGTGTCCTTACACTGTGCAGAAGATGACTCCATCAGTGTAAGTGGCCAAAACAGCTTGTGCCACCAGATCACTGCAGCCTGTAAGCATGGTGGAGACTTATACGTGGTGGGAGGGTCCATCCCACGGCGCATGTGGAAGTGCAACAATGCCACTGTGGACTGGGAGTGGTGTGCGCCTCTGCCCCGGGACCGGCTCCAGCACACCCTGGTGTCTGTGCCTGGGAAAGATGCTATCTATTCACTGGGTGGCAAGACACTGCAGGATACCCTCTCCAATGCAGTTATCTATTACCGGGTAGGTGATAACGTCTGGACAGAGACGACGCAGCTAGAGGTGGCTGTGTCAGGGGCTGCTGGTGCCAACCTTAACGGGATCATCTACTTACTGGGCGGGGAGGAGAATGACCTGGACTTCTTTACCAAACCTTCCCGACTCATCCAGTgctttgacacagagacagacaaatgCCATGTGAAGCCCTATGTTTTGCCCTTCGCAGGTCGCATGCACGCAGCTGTGCATAAGGATCTAGTGTTCATCGTGGCTGAAGGGGACTCCCTGGTGTGCTACAATCCCCTGCTAGACAGCTTTACCCGGCTTTGCCTTCCTGAGGCCTGGAgctctgccccatccctctgGAAGATCGCCAGCTGTAACGGAAGCATCTATGTTTTTCGGGACCGATATAAAAAGGGGGATGCTAACACCTACAAGCTTGACCCTGCCACATCAGCTGTAACTGTCACCAGAGGCATTAAGGTGCTACTAACTAATTTGCAGTTTGTGTTGGCCTAA
- the LOC132008273 gene encoding kelch repeat and BTB domain-containing protein 4 isoform X1, translating into MKGEKADSWQREKLATMESPEEPGASMDENYFVNYTFKDRSHSGRVAQGIMKLCLEEELFADVTISVEGREFQLHRLVLSAQSCFFRSMFTSNLKEAHNRVIVLQDVSESVFQLLVDYIYHGTVKLRAEELQEIYEVSDMYQLTSLFEECSRFLARTVQVGNCLQVMWLADRHSDPELYTAAKHCAKAHLAQLQSTEEFLHLPHHLLTDIISDGVPCSQNPTEAIEAWINFNKEEREAFAESLRTSLKEIGENVHIYLIGKESSRTHSLAVSLHCAEDDSISVSGQNSLCHQITAACKHGGDLYVVGGSIPRRMWKCNNATVDWEWCAPLPRDRLQHTLVSVPGKDAIYSLGGKTLQDTLSNAVIYYRVGDNVWTETTQLEVAVSGAAGANLNGIIYLLGGEENDLDFFTKPSRLIQCFDTETDKCHVKPYVLPFAGRMHAAVHKDLVFIVAEGDSLVCYNPLLDSFTRLCLPEAWSSAPSLWKIASCNGSIYVFRDRYKKGDANTYKLDPATSAVTVTRGIKVLLTNLQFVLA; encoded by the exons acagctggcagagagagaagttggCTACCATGGAATCACCAGAGGAGCCTGGAGCATCCATGGATGAAAACTACTTTGTGAACTACACTTTTAAAGATAGGTCACACTCCGGCCGTGTGGCTCAGGGCATCATGAAACTGTGTCTGGAGGAAGAGCTCTTTGCTGATGTCACCATCTCAGTGGAAGGCCGGGAGTTTCAGCTCCACCGACTGGTCCTCTCAGCTCAGAGCTGTTTTTTCCGGTCCATGTTCACTTCGAACCTGAAGGAGGCTCACAACCGAGTGATTGTACTGCAGGATGTCAGCGAGTCGGTTTTCCAGCTCTTGGTGGATTATATCTACCACGGGACTGTGAAACTTCGAGCTGAAGAACTACAGGAAATTTATGAGGTGTCAGACATGTATCAACTGACATCTCTCTTTGAGGAATGTTCTCGGTTTTTGGCCCGCACAGTGCAGGTGGGGAACTGCCTTCAGGTGATGTGGCTGGCAGATAGGCACAGTGATCCTGAGCTCTACACTGCTGCCAAACACTGTGCCAAGGCCCACCTGGCCCagctgcagagcacagaggaatTTCTCCACCTGCCCCACCACCTACTCACTGATATCATCTCGG ATGGAGTTCCATGTTCCCAGAACCCAACAGAGGCAATAGAAGCCTGGATCAATttcaataaagaagaaagagaggcttTTGCGGAGTCACTCAGAACTAGCTTGAAG GAGATCGGGGAGAATGTGCACATTTACCTGATCGGCAAAGAGTCATCTCGTACCCACTCGTTGGCTGTGTCCTTACACTGTGCAGAAGATGACTCCATCAGTGTAAGTGGCCAAAACAGCTTGTGCCACCAGATCACTGCAGCCTGTAAGCATGGTGGAGACTTATACGTGGTGGGAGGGTCCATCCCACGGCGCATGTGGAAGTGCAACAATGCCACTGTGGACTGGGAGTGGTGTGCGCCTCTGCCCCGGGACCGGCTCCAGCACACCCTGGTGTCTGTGCCTGGGAAAGATGCTATCTATTCACTGGGTGGCAAGACACTGCAGGATACCCTCTCCAATGCAGTTATCTATTACCGGGTAGGTGATAACGTCTGGACAGAGACGACGCAGCTAGAGGTGGCTGTGTCAGGGGCTGCTGGTGCCAACCTTAACGGGATCATCTACTTACTGGGCGGGGAGGAGAATGACCTGGACTTCTTTACCAAACCTTCCCGACTCATCCAGTgctttgacacagagacagacaaatgCCATGTGAAGCCCTATGTTTTGCCCTTCGCAGGTCGCATGCACGCAGCTGTGCATAAGGATCTAGTGTTCATCGTGGCTGAAGGGGACTCCCTGGTGTGCTACAATCCCCTGCTAGACAGCTTTACCCGGCTTTGCCTTCCTGAGGCCTGGAgctctgccccatccctctgGAAGATCGCCAGCTGTAACGGAAGCATCTATGTTTTTCGGGACCGATATAAAAAGGGGGATGCTAACACCTACAAGCTTGACCCTGCCACATCAGCTGTAACTGTCACCAGAGGCATTAAGGTGCTACTAACTAATTTGCAGTTTGTGTTGGCCTAA